A window of Gadus chalcogrammus isolate NIFS_2021 chromosome 16, NIFS_Gcha_1.0, whole genome shotgun sequence contains these coding sequences:
- the dcun1d5 gene encoding DCN1-like protein 5 isoform X1, whose protein sequence is MSRSWLYRIYRWIVLTPTRLMKPKDNMAMPVKKKRKFPGAEDQRIRKCKITSFTTRTPLHGEHVLGPEKTFSTKKCMAWFQVYAGPDHVLGPDGMEKFCEDIGVEPENVVMLVLAWRLRAVNMGFFTKEEWLEGMSLLKCDSTERLQSKMEDLRSGLNDAALFKNIYRYAFDFARDKDQRSLDMDTAMSMLDLLLGRTWPLFPLFHKFLEQSKYKGMNKDQWYNVLEFSRTISTDLSNYDEDGAWPVLLDEFVEWQKTRPIAS, encoded by the exons ATGAGTAGGTCGTGGCTTTACCGGATTTACCGTTGGATCGTTCTAA CACCGACTCGGCTCATGAAGCCCAAGGACAACATGGCGATGCcggtgaagaagaagaggaagttcCCTGGCGCGGAGGACCAACGGATCAGAAAGTGTAAAATCACAAG CTTCACGACAAGAACCCCGCTCCATGGGGAGCATGTGCTGGGTCCAGAGAAGACCTTCTCCACTAAGAAGTGCATGGCCTGGTTCCAGGTGTATGCCGGTCCAGACCACGTCCTGGGCCCAGATGGAATGGAGAAGTTCTGTGAAGACATCGGGGTGGAACCGGAGAAT GTTGTCATGTTGGTCCTAGCCTGGCGATTACGGGCTGTTAATATGGGTTTTTTTACTAAAGAAGAGTGGCTCGAAGGAATGTCCTTATTAAA GTGTGACAGCACAGAGCGGTTACAGAGCAAGATGGAGGACCTCCGCTCTGGCCTGAACGATGCAGCGCTCTTTAAAAACATCTACAGATATGCCTTTGACTTCGCCAGG gataaAGACCAGAGAAGTCTGGACATGGACACAGCCATGTCCATGCTGGACCTGCTGCTAGGGAGAACGTGGCCTCTCTTCCCCCTTTTTCACAAGTTCCTGGAG CAGTCCAAGTACAAAGGGATGAACAAGGACCAGTGGTACAACGTCCTGGAGTTCAGCCGCACCATCAGCACAGACCTCAGCAACTACGATGAAGACGGAGCGT GGCCCGTGCTGCTAGACGAGTTTGTGGAATGGCAGAAGACTCGGCCGATAGCCTCATAG
- the LOC130406116 gene encoding cullin-5, whose amino-acid sequence MATSNLLKNKGSLQFEDKWDLMRPIVLKLLRQEPVTKQQWFDLFSDVHAVCLWDDKGPAKIHQALKEDILDFIKQAQARVLSHQDDTALLKAYIAEWRKFFTQCDILPKPFCQLEITLMGKQGSNKKTNVEDSIVRKLMLDTWNESIFSNIKSRLQDSAMKLVHAERLGEAFDSQLVIGVRESYVNLCSNPEDKLQIYRDNFEKAYLDSTERFYRTQAPSYLQQNGVQNYMKYADTKLREEEKRALRYLETRRECNSVQALMECCVNALVTSFKETILAECPGMIKRNETDKLHLMFSLMDKVPSGIEPMLKDLEDHILNAGLADMVAAAETITTDSEKYVEQLLTLFNRFSKLVKEAFQDDPRFLTARDKAYKTVVNDATIFKLELPLKQKGVGLKSQPESKCPELLANYCDMLLRKTPLSKKLSSEEIELKLKEVLLVLKYVQNKDVFMRYHKAHLTRRLILDISADSEIEENMVEWLREVGMPADYVNKLARMFQDIKVSEDLNQVFKEMHKHNRLALPADSVNIKILNAGAWSRSSEKVFVSLPTELEDLIPEVEDFYKKNHSGRKLHWHHLMSNGIITFKNEVGQYDLEVTTFQLAVLFAWNQRPRERISFENLKLASELPDAELRRTLWSLVAFPKLKRQVLSYAPSVNSPKDFTDSTLFYVNQDFSLIKNSKVQKRGKINLIGRLQLTTERMREEENEGIVQLRILRTQEAIIQIMKMRKRLSNAQLQTELVEILKNMFLPQKKMIKEQIEWLIEHKYIKRDETDINTFMYMA is encoded by the exons ATGGCGACGTCTAATTTGTTAAAG AACAAGGGGTCCCTACAGTTTGAGGACAAGTGGGACTTGATGCGGCCCATCGTTCTCAAGCTGCTCAGACAAGAGCCAGTCACAAAGCAGCAGTGGTTTGACTTGTTCTC AGATGTCCATGCAGTGTGTCTATGGGACGACAAAGGACCTGCCAAGATTCACCAGGCCCTTAAAGAAGACATCCTAGACTTCATCAAACAAGCCCAGGCT CGGGTGCTGAGTCACCAGGACGACACAGCGCTGCTGAAGGCCTACATCGCCGAATGGAGGAAGTTCTTCACACAGTGCGACATCCTGCCCAAGCCCTTCTGCCAGCTGGAGATCACCCTGATGGGCAAGCAGGGCAGCAACAAGAAGACCAACGTGGAGGACAGCATCGTACgcaag CTGATGCTGGACACGTGGAACGAGTCCATCTTCTCCAACATCAAGAGCCGCCTGCAGGACAGCGCCATGAAGCTAGTCCACGCTGAGCGCCTGGGCGAGGCCTTCGACTCCCAGCTGGTCATCGGAGTACGAGAGTCCTATG tcAACCTGTGCTCCAACCCAGAGGACAAGCTGCAGATTTACAGGGATAACTTTGAGAAGGCCTACCTGGACTCCACAGAGAGATTCTACAGAACCCAAGCCCCGTCCTACCTGCAGCAGAACGGCGTCCAGAACTACATGAAATAT GCAGATACCAaactgagagaggaagagaagcgAGCGCTGCGCTACCTGGAGACGCGCCGTGAATGTAACTCCGTACAAGCA CTTATGGAATGTTGTGTAAACGCACTGGTGACCTCGTTCAAAGAGACGATCCTGGCAGAATGTCCGGGGATGATCAAGCGCAACGAGACGGACA AGCTGCACCTGATGTTTTCCCTCATGGACAAGGTTCCTAGTGGAATCGAGCCAATGCTGAAAGACTTGGAAGATCACATCCTAAATGCTGGGCTGGCAGACatggtggctgctgctgagACTATCACtact GACTCTGAGAAGTATGTGGAGCAGCTGTTGACTCTCTTCAACCGCTTCAGTAAACTAGTGAAGGAGGCGTTCCAGGACGACCCGCGCTTCCTCACCGCCAGAGACAAG GCGTACAAGACTGTGGTGAATGATGCAACGATATTTAAACTGGAGCTGCCTCTGAAACAGAAAGG TGTGGGCCTAAAAAGCCAGCCAGAGTCCAAGTGTCCAGAGCTGCTGGCCAACTACTGTGACATGCTATTGAGGAAGACCCCTTTGAGCAAGAAGCTCAGCTCTGAGGAGATAGAGCTCAAACTCAAGGAAGTg CTGCTGGTATTGAAGTATGTGCAGAACAAGGATGTGTTCATGCGCTACCACAAGGCCCACCTGACCAGACGTCTTATCCTAGACATCTCAGCCGACAGCGAGATAGAGGAGAACATGGTGGAGTGGCTCAGG GAAGTGGGCATGCCAGCGGACTACGTGAACAAACTGGCTAGGATGTTCCAGGACATCAAGGTGTCCGAAGACCTCAACCAGGTCTTCAAagagatgcacaaacacaaccgGCTGGCCCTGCCAG CCGACAGCGTGAACATCAAGATCCTGAACGCGGGGGCGTGGTCCCGGAGCAGCGAGAAGGTGTTTGTGTCGCTGCCCACCGAGCTGGAGGACCTGATCCCGGAGGTGGAGGACTTCTACAAGAAGAACCACAGCGGCAGGAAGCTCCACTGGCACCACCTCATGTCCAACGGCATC atcACCTTTAAGAACGAGGTGGGCCAGTACGACCTGGAGGTGACCACCTTCCAGCTCGCCGTGTTGTTCGCCTGGAACCAGCGGCCCAGGGAGCGAATCAGCTTCGAGAACCTCAAGCTCGCCTCCGAGCTGCCCGATGCCGAGCTCCGACGCACCCTCTgg TCGCTGGTGGCGTTCCCCAAGCTGAAGAGACAGGTGCTGTCCTACGCGCCGTCCGTCAACTCGCCCAAAGACTTCACCGACAGCACTCTGTTCTACGTCAACCAGGACTTCTCCCTCAT cAAAAACTCTAAAGTCCAGAAGAGGGGGAAGATCAATCTGATTGGCCGGCTGCAGTTGACCACGGAGCgaatgagagaggaggagaacgagggcATAGTTCAACTCAGAATACTCCGAACACAG gagGCCATCATCCAGATcatgaagatgaggaagaggctGAGCAACGCCCAGCTGCAGACGGAGCTGGTGGAGATCCTGAAGAACATGTTCCTGCCCCAGAAGAAGATGATCAAGGAGCAGATCGAGTGGCTCATCGAGCACAAGTACATCAAGCGGGACGAGACGGACATCAACACCTTCATGTACATGGCCTAG
- the dcun1d5 gene encoding DCN1-like protein 5 isoform X2 → MKPKDNMAMPVKKKRKFPGAEDQRIRKCKITSFTTRTPLHGEHVLGPEKTFSTKKCMAWFQVYAGPDHVLGPDGMEKFCEDIGVEPENVVMLVLAWRLRAVNMGFFTKEEWLEGMSLLKCDSTERLQSKMEDLRSGLNDAALFKNIYRYAFDFARDKDQRSLDMDTAMSMLDLLLGRTWPLFPLFHKFLEQSKYKGMNKDQWYNVLEFSRTISTDLSNYDEDGAWPVLLDEFVEWQKTRPIAS, encoded by the exons ATGAAGCCCAAGGACAACATGGCGATGCcggtgaagaagaagaggaagttcCCTGGCGCGGAGGACCAACGGATCAGAAAGTGTAAAATCACAAG CTTCACGACAAGAACCCCGCTCCATGGGGAGCATGTGCTGGGTCCAGAGAAGACCTTCTCCACTAAGAAGTGCATGGCCTGGTTCCAGGTGTATGCCGGTCCAGACCACGTCCTGGGCCCAGATGGAATGGAGAAGTTCTGTGAAGACATCGGGGTGGAACCGGAGAAT GTTGTCATGTTGGTCCTAGCCTGGCGATTACGGGCTGTTAATATGGGTTTTTTTACTAAAGAAGAGTGGCTCGAAGGAATGTCCTTATTAAA GTGTGACAGCACAGAGCGGTTACAGAGCAAGATGGAGGACCTCCGCTCTGGCCTGAACGATGCAGCGCTCTTTAAAAACATCTACAGATATGCCTTTGACTTCGCCAGG gataaAGACCAGAGAAGTCTGGACATGGACACAGCCATGTCCATGCTGGACCTGCTGCTAGGGAGAACGTGGCCTCTCTTCCCCCTTTTTCACAAGTTCCTGGAG CAGTCCAAGTACAAAGGGATGAACAAGGACCAGTGGTACAACGTCCTGGAGTTCAGCCGCACCATCAGCACAGACCTCAGCAACTACGATGAAGACGGAGCGT GGCCCGTGCTGCTAGACGAGTTTGTGGAATGGCAGAAGACTCGGCCGATAGCCTCATAG